The Deltaproteobacteria bacterium genome has a window encoding:
- a CDS encoding FHA domain-containing protein, giving the protein MPAARRRTGGAGERREPSERGSGGGALRRPGAARNRAAGGDEAALGRVARPTRRMGARVALRIGSDGGHGRVWLERVVDRGRRRVRLHALLGTAAAGERSTPFWSSCARIGSAAAGGRRRPPRAAAPRAPARPPRPGICRGERGDDCARRRRRPGSRPAPAGAGGFPRRGARPGGSMPLTPAIPRNPVRRLGGVPHLFEVLDCAAPCRKLAQHPLIGAGEAVFCRGDGVTRDGTSLRIGIPDRFISESHARLCREGQRWRAVDSGSTNGTFVNGEPITDRELVDGDVLEMGATHFLFRASAAVEPFSPPHPSLATFSPALAAELLSVPAIARSMLPAIIAGPTGTGKEVLARALHELSGRQGPFLAVNCAAIAPTLLESELFGYRKGAFTGAIEGRPGLMRAAEGGTLLLDEIADLSMAAQAALLRALQEGEVLPVGATEPVRIDVRVLAATHVDLEDAVAAQRFRPDLHARLAGFTFRLPPLHRRREDLGLLIGAILRRHRGAQATFTAHAGRALLRHGWPGNIRELERCVAAALVLAGDGPIELAHLPESIRPPGAPAAAIPGLRPRQLSAEDLRRREQIATLLRASHGNVAAVARSLGKARMQVHRWVKRFDLSLADYR; this is encoded by the coding sequence ATGCCGGCTGCTCGGCGCCGGACAGGCGGTGCTGGTGAGCGCCGCGAGCCATCGGAGCGCGGAAGCGGCGGCGGCGCTCTGCGCCGCCCAGGGGCTGCCCGCAACCGTGCGGCGGGTGGAGATGAGGCCGCCCTCGGAAGAGTGGCTCGCCCGACACGGCGGATGGGCGCTCGCGTTGCTCTGCGGATTGGGAGCGATGGCGGCCACGGCCGCGTTTGGCTCGAGCGCGTGGTGGACCGCGGCCGGCGCCGCGTTCGGTTACATGCTCTCCTGGGGACTGCGGCCGCCGGCGAGCGAAGCACCCCTTTCTGGTCTTCCTGCGCACGCATCGGGTCTGCTGCGGCTGGCGGACGGCGTCGCCCGCCGCGCGCTGCTGCTCCGCGAGCGCCGGCCCGACCTCCTCGTCCTGGCATCTGCCGCGGAGAGCGCGGCGACGACTGCGCGCGCCGGCGACGGCGACCCGGCTCTCGCCCAGCGCCTGCTGGAGCTGGCGGCTTCCCTCGACGAGGCGCTCGCCCCGGAGGCAGCATGCCCCTGACCCCCGCCATTCCCCGAAACCCCGTCCGCCGCCTGGGCGGCGTTCCCCATCTCTTCGAGGTCCTCGATTGCGCCGCTCCTTGCCGCAAGCTCGCGCAGCACCCGCTCATCGGCGCCGGCGAAGCCGTCTTCTGCCGGGGAGACGGAGTGACCCGCGACGGCACATCGCTTCGCATCGGGATCCCGGATCGCTTCATCTCCGAGTCGCACGCGCGGCTTTGCCGCGAAGGACAGCGATGGCGAGCGGTCGACAGCGGGAGCACCAATGGCACCTTCGTCAACGGCGAGCCGATTACCGATCGCGAGCTGGTGGACGGCGACGTCCTGGAAATGGGTGCGACACACTTTCTCTTCCGCGCCTCGGCGGCCGTGGAACCTTTCTCGCCACCCCATCCTTCGCTGGCGACGTTCTCCCCGGCGCTGGCAGCGGAGCTCCTGTCCGTGCCGGCGATCGCGCGATCGATGCTGCCCGCGATCATCGCCGGGCCGACCGGGACGGGAAAGGAGGTTCTCGCCCGCGCCCTGCACGAGCTCTCCGGCAGGCAGGGCCCCTTCCTGGCGGTGAATTGTGCGGCGATCGCGCCCACCCTCCTCGAGAGCGAGCTGTTCGGGTACCGCAAGGGCGCGTTCACCGGGGCGATCGAGGGCCGGCCCGGCCTGATGCGGGCCGCCGAAGGAGGAACGCTGCTGCTGGACGAGATCGCCGACCTTTCGATGGCGGCGCAGGCAGCGCTGCTGCGCGCGCTCCAGGAGGGCGAAGTGCTCCCCGTCGGCGCGACCGAGCCGGTGCGCATCGACGTGCGCGTGCTCGCCGCCACGCACGTCGACCTGGAGGACGCGGTGGCGGCGCAGCGGTTCCGCCCCGATCTGCATGCGCGCCTCGCGGGCTTCACCTTTCGCCTGCCGCCGCTGCACCGGCGGCGCGAGGATCTCGGGCTTCTCATCGGAGCGATCCTTCGCCGGCATCGCGGCGCGCAGGCGACGTTTACCGCCCACGCCGGACGCGCGCTGCTGCGTCATGGCTGGCCCGGGAACATCCGCGAGCTCGAGCGGTGCGTCGCAGCTGCGTTGGTGCTCGCCGGCGACGGGCCGATCGAGCTCGCGCACTTGCCCGAGAGCATCCGGCCACCCGGCGCGCCGGCGGCGGCGATCCCCGGCCTGCGCCCGCGGCAGCTCTCTGCGGAGGACCTCCGCCGCCGCGAGCAGATCGCAACGCTGCTGCGCGCGAGCCACGGGAACGTGGCCGCAGTCGCCAGGTCGCTGGGGAAAGCCCGTATGCAAGTGCACCGATGGGTCAAGCGCTTCGACCTCTCGCTTGCGGACTACAGGTGA
- a CDS encoding HD domain-containing protein: MGISVLAAGDLAFREALAAALGSDYALIETDSATAAADALLAARPAVAFVDLRGGSAAGSAVCRRIKGAASTRLLPVIAFAEPGEDQTVAALDDGADHVLPFPPPRAELHARIRSALRNRLATERLEDASQVIFALANAVEAKDAYTEGHTERVGALAVEAGRLAGLDEETCEALRQGGVLHDIGKIGIPNEIINKAGRLTDKERIVMNKHPMIGERICEPLKSLRHLLPIIRWHHEKLDGTGYPDGLKGSLFPVPAQILQLADIYDAITTDRPYHRARTRVNAVEFLHGEANKGWRDHQLVILIGRAAETLNLGRTREEDIPPPPAPVSQWRTE; the protein is encoded by the coding sequence ATGGGAATCTCTGTCCTCGCCGCGGGAGACCTCGCCTTTCGCGAAGCCCTCGCCGCGGCGCTGGGCTCGGATTACGCCCTGATCGAGACGGATTCGGCGACCGCCGCGGCCGATGCGCTGCTGGCGGCGAGGCCCGCGGTGGCGTTCGTCGATCTGCGTGGCGGATCGGCCGCAGGCAGCGCAGTCTGCCGGCGCATCAAGGGAGCCGCCAGCACGCGGCTGCTGCCGGTGATCGCGTTCGCCGAGCCGGGCGAAGATCAGACGGTGGCTGCGCTCGATGACGGCGCGGATCACGTCCTGCCGTTCCCGCCGCCGCGCGCGGAGCTTCACGCCCGCATCCGCTCCGCGCTCCGCAACCGGCTCGCCACCGAGCGGCTGGAGGACGCTTCCCAGGTGATCTTCGCGCTCGCCAACGCCGTCGAGGCGAAGGACGCCTACACCGAAGGGCACACCGAGCGCGTCGGTGCCCTCGCCGTCGAGGCGGGACGGCTGGCCGGCCTGGACGAGGAGACGTGCGAAGCGCTGCGCCAGGGCGGGGTCCTGCACGACATCGGCAAGATCGGGATCCCGAACGAGATCATCAACAAGGCGGGCCGCCTCACGGACAAGGAGCGGATCGTGATGAACAAGCACCCCATGATCGGGGAGCGCATCTGCGAGCCGCTCAAAAGCCTCCGCCATCTTTTGCCCATCATCCGCTGGCACCACGAGAAGCTCGACGGGACCGGCTACCCCGACGGCTTGAAGGGCTCGCTGTTTCCGGTGCCCGCGCAGATCCTCCAGCTCGCGGACATCTACGACGCCATCACCACCGACCGCCCCTATCACCGGGCGCGCACGCGCGTGAACGCGGTGGAGTTCCTGCACGGCGAGGCGAACAAGGGCTGGCGGGACCACCAGCTCGTCATCTTGATCGGGCGCGCCGCGGAGACGCTCAACCTCGGTCGCACCCGCGAGGAGGACATCCCTCCGCCTCCCGCGCCCGTCAGTCAGTGGCGCACCGAGTGA
- a CDS encoding flippase-like domain-containing protein, translated as MGRDPRQGAEPGPQGARTRARGAARGGGHRRVLRRPRRQHAPQGCSHLRPPLHRGARAGVPEDGGGRHRQPGKPLRGRRGDANLQGSDGDPVSLLAAGCPLAASERSARLGPHLPRVRRGRTDARLRHFPARIERAQVQAALGSAHHAPFHPRARAARPPARDGRRESGDSRRRRALAAAAARVGGRSRPPGLRQVPRVSEAVLPARPRWLLRAAGWLLAAAVVFVVLRRIDFTTLGSALRTTDWRWVALAVGCNVIGNTVARVRRWQALLEPIPNRQRASFLDLLRISYASGAVSNLLPARAGEAVRVIELKRRRGYPASALIAAQLAEKGIEAISLGLLFGLCALLPGAQLPPLAIAGALAVAAVVVLAVLPRRAPGVAGRFLHALRAVHAERSWVRSLLWSLLSDAVDLALVGFCLHALGIDVHPAVWGMVLLSINLSLLLPATPGHLGVLEAGAVVALTAAGVSPGPALAFALVYHSVHLVPGTLLGVLALAVPWE; from the coding sequence GTGGGCCGCGATCCGCGGCAAGGAGCGGAACCTGGTCCGCAAGGCGCGCGAACACGGGCTCGAGGTGCGGCGCGGGGCGGAGGGCATCGCCGCGTTCTACGACGTCCTCGCCGACAACATGCACCACAAGGGTGCTCCCATCTACGGCCGCCGCTTCATCGAGGAGCTCGTGCGGGCGTTCCCGAGGATGGCGGAGGTCGTCACCGTCAACCAGGGAAGCCGCTGCGTGGCAGGCGCGGTGACGCTAACCTTCAAGGGAGTGATGGCGATCCCGTTTCTCTCCTCGCGGCCGGATGCCCTCTGGCTGCGTCCGAACGTTCTGCTCGTCTGGGACCTCATCTCCCGCGCGTGCGCCGCGGGCGTACGGACGCTCGACTTCGGCACTTCCCTGCGCGGATCGAGCGCGCTCAGGTTCAAGCTGCATTGGGGAGCGCACACCATGCCCCGTTCCATCCTCGTGCGCGCGCTGCGCGGCCGCCCGCCCGCGATGGACGTCGAGAGTCCGGTGATTCGCGCCGGCGTCGCGCTCTGGCAGCGGCTGCCGCGCGCGTGGGCGGACGCTCTCGGCCCCCAGGTCTGCGCCAGGTTCCTCGCGTGAGCGAAGCCGTCCTTCCTGCCCGTCCGCGCTGGCTCCTGCGCGCGGCTGGATGGCTGCTCGCAGCCGCGGTGGTGTTCGTCGTCCTGCGCCGGATCGACTTCACCACGCTCGGATCCGCTCTCCGGACCACCGACTGGCGGTGGGTCGCGCTCGCGGTCGGTTGCAACGTGATCGGCAACACGGTGGCGCGCGTCCGGCGCTGGCAGGCCTTGCTCGAGCCGATCCCGAATCGCCAGCGCGCGAGCTTCCTCGACCTGCTGCGGATCTCCTACGCCAGCGGAGCGGTCAGCAACCTCCTGCCGGCGCGCGCCGGCGAAGCGGTCCGCGTGATCGAGCTCAAGCGCCGCCGCGGCTATCCCGCCTCCGCGCTGATTGCCGCCCAGCTCGCGGAGAAGGGCATCGAGGCGATCAGCCTCGGTCTTCTCTTCGGTCTCTGCGCGCTGCTGCCGGGCGCGCAATTGCCGCCGCTCGCCATCGCCGGCGCGCTGGCCGTCGCAGCGGTGGTGGTGCTCGCAGTTCTTCCCCGGCGCGCACCCGGCGTCGCAGGCCGCTTCCTCCATGCCCTCCGCGCTGTGCACGCGGAACGGTCCTGGGTGCGAAGTCTGCTCTGGTCACTTCTTTCCGACGCCGTCGACCTGGCCCTCGTGGGCTTCTGCCTGCACGCGCTCGGGATCGACGTTCATCCCGCCGTCTGGGGCATGGTCCTCTTGTCCATCAACCTGTCCCTTCTCTTGCCCGCTACGCCCGGGCACCTGGGCGTCCTCGAAGCCGGCGCGGTGGTTGCGCTGACTGCGGCAGGCGTCAGTCCCGGGCCGGCGCTCGCGTTCGCGCTCGTCTACCACTCGGTGCACCTCGTTCCGGGCACGCTGCTGGGCGTGCTTGCGCTCGCGGTGCCGTGGGAATGA
- a CDS encoding serine/threonine protein kinase produces MLLTGRFELRRRIGAGGLAEVFSAHDRTTGAEIAIKLLHAHLALDASTCERFRRELSIARSLDHRGIVRVFDVHQDAGRPFITMELLRGITLRERLLREGPLPPAEARRIARDVCEALRDAHRHGVVHRDLKPENIFLTDGGTVKILDFGLARVAGQSRLTSQGAIAGTLGYVAPEVLAGEPGDARADLYALGSTWYEMLTGHRWCDSSAPPSDGRDAAALRRALESDPELRFLDAGQFLRALQGGSVPPPPPAAPALAAGDYDVLVHDVVRPRAPLRPIERVLERLGTRASPGWKCRLLGAGQAVLVSAASHRSAEAAAALCAAQGLPATVRRVEMRPPSEEWLARHGGWALALLCGLGAMAATAAFGSSAWWTAAGAAFGYMLSWGLRPPASEAPLSGLPAHASGLLRLADGVARRALLLRERRPDLLVLASAAESAATTARAGDGDPALAQRLLELAASLDEALAPEAACP; encoded by the coding sequence GTGCTGCTCACGGGGCGATTCGAGCTACGGCGCCGGATCGGCGCGGGCGGGCTCGCCGAAGTGTTCTCCGCGCACGACCGGACAACGGGGGCGGAGATCGCGATCAAGCTGCTGCACGCTCACCTCGCGCTCGACGCGTCCACTTGCGAGCGCTTCCGCCGCGAGCTCTCGATCGCGCGTTCTCTCGACCATCGCGGCATCGTCCGCGTCTTCGACGTGCACCAGGACGCGGGGCGGCCGTTCATCACGATGGAATTGCTCCGCGGCATCACGCTGCGGGAGCGGCTGCTGCGCGAAGGACCCCTGCCTCCGGCCGAGGCACGGCGGATCGCGCGCGACGTCTGCGAGGCCTTGCGGGATGCCCATCGCCACGGCGTCGTGCACCGCGATCTCAAGCCGGAGAACATCTTCCTCACCGACGGCGGCACGGTGAAGATCCTCGACTTCGGTCTGGCGCGTGTCGCCGGACAATCGCGGCTCACCTCGCAGGGCGCGATCGCCGGAACCCTCGGTTACGTCGCTCCGGAGGTGCTGGCCGGCGAGCCAGGCGACGCGCGCGCGGATCTCTACGCCCTGGGATCGACCTGGTACGAGATGCTCACCGGGCACCGGTGGTGCGATTCGTCCGCCCCTCCCAGCGACGGGCGCGATGCCGCCGCCCTGCGACGCGCGCTGGAGAGCGACCCCGAGCTGCGGTTTCTCGACGCCGGCCAGTTCCTGCGTGCACTCCAAGGCGGGTCGGTGCCGCCGCCTCCACCGGCTGCACCTGCGCTCGCTGCCGGCGACTACGACGTGCTCGTGCACGACGTGGTCCGCCCGCGGGCGCCGCTGCGGCCCATCGAGCGCGTGCTGGAGCGGCTCGGAACCCGGGCATCGCCGGGCTGGAAATGCCGGCTGCTCGGCGCCGGACAGGCGGTGCTGGTGAGCGCCGCGAGCCATCGGAGCGCGGAAGCGGCGGCGGCGCTCTGCGCCGCCCAGGGGCTGCCCGCAACCGTGCGGCGGGTGGAGATGAGGCCGCCCTCGGAAGAGTGGCTCGCCCGACACGGCGGATGGGCGCTCGCGTTGCTCTGCGGATTGGGAGCGATGGCGGCCACGGCCGCGTTTGGCTCGAGCGCGTGGTGGACCGCGGCCGGCGCCGCGTTCGGTTACATGCTCTCCTGGGGACTGCGGCCGCCGGCGAGCGAAGCACCCCTTTCTGGTCTTCCTGCGCACGCATCGGGTCTGCTGCGGCTGGCGGACGGCGTCGCCCGCCGCGCGCTGCTGCTCCGCGAGCGCCGGCCCGACCTCCTCGTCCTGGCATCTGCCGCGGAGAGCGCGGCGACGACTGCGCGCGCCGGCGACGGCGACCCGGCTCTCGCCCAGCGCCTGCTGGAGCTGGCGGCTTCCCTCGACGAGGCGCTCGCCCCGGAGGCAGCATGCCCCTGA
- a CDS encoding TlpA family protein disulfide reductase — protein sequence MANDVALRARRSDLWIWALVVLATASVVAVAVLQGNRAGQRFAGKPAPALSLPLLGGGKAAIPQGKVTVVDFWATWCAPCRYSMPRLQSLWTEYKARGVELYSVDTDDPAPDRDTQVRKFLSSNGLSFPVALDDGSASDAFSVANLPTMLLLDRSGHVVWSHVGAFTAPRERDLRAALDRALSP from the coding sequence ATGGCGAACGACGTTGCGCTTCGCGCCCGCCGCAGCGACCTGTGGATCTGGGCGCTGGTCGTCCTGGCGACGGCCAGCGTCGTCGCGGTGGCCGTGCTCCAGGGGAATCGCGCCGGTCAGCGCTTCGCGGGAAAGCCCGCGCCGGCCCTCTCGTTGCCGCTTCTCGGCGGGGGCAAAGCAGCGATTCCCCAAGGAAAGGTCACTGTCGTCGACTTCTGGGCCACTTGGTGCGCGCCCTGCCGCTACTCGATGCCGCGGCTGCAGAGCTTGTGGACGGAGTACAAGGCGCGCGGCGTCGAGCTCTATTCAGTAGATACCGACGATCCGGCGCCCGACCGCGACACGCAGGTCCGCAAATTCCTCTCCAGCAACGGGCTCAGCTTCCCCGTTGCGCTGGACGACGGCAGCGCGAGCGATGCCTTCAGCGTCGCCAACCTTCCGACGATGCTGCTGCTCGATCGCAGCGGACACGTGGTGTGGAGCCACGTCGGCGCATTCACCGCGCCCCGCGAGCGCGACCTGCGCGCCGCGCTCGACCGCGCCCTGAGCCCCTAG
- a CDS encoding enoyl-[acyl-carrier-protein] reductase, translating to MLGIDLTGKRALVAGVADDAGFGFAISKALAEAGASVCVGTWPPALNIFETLIRRGKIDESRKLARGGMLEFERIYPLDATYDTLADCPEEIRTSKRYNERGDFSIQGLADAMRRDFGDKPLDILVHSLANGPEVKKPLLETSRNGYLTAIGVSAYSLVSMLQRLAPLMRPGASAVSLTYLASERAVPGYGGGMSSAKAALESDTRTLAFEAGRKHRIRVNTISAGPLASRAASAIGFIEEMVDFYKANSPLPDKLDAMEVGNVAAFLCSPLASGITGTTIYVDKGYHTMGRTAPAGTSQA from the coding sequence ATGCTGGGAATCGACCTGACGGGAAAGCGCGCGCTGGTCGCCGGAGTCGCCGACGATGCCGGGTTCGGTTTCGCGATCTCGAAGGCGCTGGCGGAGGCCGGCGCCTCGGTCTGCGTGGGAACCTGGCCGCCGGCGCTGAACATCTTCGAGACGCTGATCCGCAGGGGGAAGATCGACGAGTCCCGCAAGCTCGCGCGCGGCGGCATGCTCGAGTTCGAGCGGATCTACCCGCTCGACGCCACGTACGACACGCTCGCGGACTGCCCCGAAGAGATTCGCACCAGCAAGCGCTACAACGAGCGCGGGGACTTCTCCATCCAGGGGCTCGCCGATGCGATGCGCCGCGACTTCGGGGACAAGCCGTTGGACATCCTCGTGCACTCCCTTGCCAACGGGCCCGAGGTGAAGAAGCCCCTCCTGGAGACGTCGCGCAATGGATACCTGACCGCCATCGGCGTCAGCGCGTACTCGCTGGTGTCGATGCTGCAGCGGCTCGCTCCCCTGATGCGCCCGGGCGCCAGCGCCGTTTCGCTGACGTATCTCGCCAGCGAGCGCGCGGTGCCCGGGTACGGCGGCGGGATGTCCTCGGCGAAGGCGGCGCTGGAAAGCGATACCCGGACGCTGGCGTTCGAGGCGGGGCGCAAGCACCGCATCCGCGTGAACACCATTTCGGCGGGTCCGCTCGCCTCCCGCGCGGCGAGCGCCATCGGCTTCATCGAGGAGATGGTCGACTTCTACAAGGCGAATTCGCCGCTCCCGGACAAGCTCGACGCCATGGAAGTGGGGAATGTCGCGGCGTTCCTCTGCAGCCCGCTGGCGAGCGGGATCACCGGGACCACCATCTACGTGGACAAGGGCTACCACACGATGGGGCGGACCGCGCCTGCCGGAACGTCTCAAGCGTAG
- a CDS encoding GNAT family N-acetyltransferase has protein sequence MVIEELDPGAAAEWDAYVEGKEPANCYHLHGWRTAGERAYGLRAPYLVARSRPRGELLGALPLFFVRSAPLRGYATTGLFGSYGPVLAEDAGIAALLLREACRRARDAGLGSLRFKGFGEEPAATGFIPLDHWVIATVPLWPSPEQAWAAIRGKERNLVRKAREHGLEVRRGAEGIAAFYDVLADNMHHKGAPIYGRRFIEELVRAFPRMAEVVTVNQGSRCVAGAVTLTFKGVMAIPFLSSRPDALWLRPNVLLVWDLISRACAAGVRTLDFGTSLRGSSALRFKLHWGAHTMPRSILVRALRGRPPAMDVESPVIRAGVALWQRLPRAWADALGPQVCARFLA, from the coding sequence ATGGTCATCGAGGAGCTCGACCCCGGGGCCGCAGCGGAATGGGATGCGTACGTCGAAGGCAAGGAGCCCGCCAACTGCTATCACCTGCACGGATGGCGCACCGCCGGCGAGCGCGCCTACGGTCTGCGGGCGCCGTATCTCGTGGCGCGATCGCGGCCCCGGGGCGAGTTGCTCGGAGCGCTGCCGCTGTTCTTCGTCCGCAGCGCACCCCTGCGGGGCTACGCAACCACCGGCCTGTTCGGATCGTACGGCCCGGTGCTCGCGGAAGACGCCGGGATCGCGGCGCTGCTCCTCCGGGAAGCCTGCCGGCGCGCAAGGGATGCCGGGCTTGGCTCCCTCCGGTTCAAGGGGTTCGGAGAGGAGCCGGCGGCGACCGGATTCATCCCGCTGGATCATTGGGTCATCGCCACCGTGCCGCTCTGGCCGTCGCCAGAACAGGCGTGGGCCGCGATCCGCGGCAAGGAGCGGAACCTGGTCCGCAAGGCGCGCGAACACGGGCTCGAGGTGCGGCGCGGGGCGGAGGGCATCGCCGCGTTCTACGACGTCCTCGCCGACAACATGCACCACAAGGGTGCTCCCATCTACGGCCGCCGCTTCATCGAGGAGCTCGTGCGGGCGTTCCCGAGGATGGCGGAGGTCGTCACCGTCAACCAGGGAAGCCGCTGCGTGGCAGGCGCGGTGACGCTAACCTTCAAGGGAGTGATGGCGATCCCGTTTCTCTCCTCGCGGCCGGATGCCCTCTGGCTGCGTCCGAACGTTCTGCTCGTCTGGGACCTCATCTCCCGCGCGTGCGCCGCGGGCGTACGGACGCTCGACTTCGGCACTTCCCTGCGCGGATCGAGCGCGCTCAGGTTCAAGCTGCATTGGGGAGCGCACACCATGCCCCGTTCCATCCTCGTGCGCGCGCTGCGCGGCCGCCCGCCCGCGATGGACGTCGAGAGTCCGGTGATTCGCGCCGGCGTCGCGCTCTGGCAGCGGCTGCCGCGCGCGTGGGCGGACGCTCTCGGCCCCCAGGTCTGCGCCAGGTTCCTCGCGTGA
- the moaD gene encoding molybdopterin converting factor subunit 1 translates to MRVTILYFAAARERAGTASEVLEVRDGATAGDALAAACARHPPLQAVAQKLRLAVDREFATAGHALRDGSEVALIPPVSGGAGGHRIGPGVLSPDAPVREVAGADCGAVVTFVGTVRADNHGKRVVRLEYEAYPEMALRIFDHIATQAREKWAARVIIHHRVGALEPGEISVVIAAAAPHRADAFDACRHAIEALKKDAPIWKRELYPDGSSWVGLGS, encoded by the coding sequence ATGCGCGTGACGATCCTCTACTTCGCCGCCGCCCGGGAGCGCGCGGGGACCGCGTCGGAGGTCCTCGAGGTCCGTGACGGCGCCACCGCCGGCGATGCGCTGGCCGCTGCCTGCGCCCGGCACCCTCCGCTGCAGGCGGTAGCGCAGAAGCTTCGCCTGGCCGTCGATCGGGAGTTCGCCACCGCGGGCCATGCGCTGCGGGACGGCAGCGAGGTGGCCCTCATCCCGCCGGTGTCCGGTGGAGCAGGCGGTCATCGCATCGGCCCGGGCGTCCTTTCACCGGACGCTCCCGTGCGGGAAGTCGCCGGAGCGGATTGCGGCGCCGTCGTCACCTTCGTCGGCACGGTGCGCGCCGACAACCATGGCAAGCGCGTAGTGCGACTGGAGTACGAGGCGTATCCGGAGATGGCGCTGCGCATCTTCGATCACATCGCCACACAGGCCCGGGAAAAGTGGGCGGCGCGCGTGATCATCCACCACCGCGTCGGAGCGCTGGAACCCGGCGAAATCTCCGTGGTCATCGCGGCGGCCGCGCCGCATCGCGCCGACGCGTTCGACGCGTGCCGCCATGCCATCGAGGCCCTGAAAAAGGACGCACCGATCTGGAAACGGGAGCTGTATCCGGACGGCTCTTCCTGGGTGGGCCTCGGGTCCTAG